Genomic DNA from Gemmatimonadota bacterium:
TCGAAGCAGGTGAGCGCGAGGATACTCCGTTCGTGCTGCATCTCCAGCGGCTCGAGGTGGGATGGCAGCAGCTTGCGAGCGTCCGATGTGGACATCTCGAAGAAGGCTCCGACGCAGTTTCGGAAGCCGTAGTAGGTGTAGTCCATGTCGCTCACGTGGATGCTCGTCTTGATGCTGGTTGGCGCGACCGGTTAGCCTTCGCCGTCCACCGCACGTCCGTGCGCATCGTCCTTTGTCCTGCGCTCCCAGAGGCGTCTCGTTTGAAGCTCCGCGGCTACCTCGCCATCACCGTCGTTTGCGGGGGCATCCTGCTCTGCGATCCGGTCCAGCGTTTCTTGATCGTTCCTTGGGTTTGGCTTTTCCCCTCGAGTCGCGACCGCGTTCTCATTGCCTGGGCCAATTGGCTCACTTGGATGGTAATGGCGCCGTTGTCCTGGATCGGTGGGGCTTCGATCCCCGAGCCGGCCAAAGTGCCCTCCGGGCCGGGGGTTCTGATCCTGATGAACCACCAGTCGCTCATCGACATCCCGCTGGTGGTGAGGTGCGTCGAAAACGGATATCCTCGCATTGTGACCCGCCGCCGCTATGCGCGGTGGATCCCTCTAGTCTCGCATGTGCTCAAGCTATATCAATTCCCGCTGGTGGACCCCGGGGCAACGGCGGGTCAGACCCGCCGCATGTTGAGAGAACTCCAGGAAGCGGCACGTACGTCGGAGGTGCCGGTGATGATCTTCCCGGAGGGGACTCGGACCAAGGACGGCGAGATCGGTCCGTTCATGACCACCGGTCTACGGTTGATCCTGAGGTCTCGTCCCTGGCGGGTGTACGTCTTCGTCGTGGACGGGTATTCGGGACATCCCAAGCTCTCCGATTTCTTAGGTGGCATGGCCCAACTCGAGGGGCGGATCGATCTAGTGGGCGAGCTCGAATGGTCCGATCCGAAGGGCGATCACGAGGCGTTCACCGACGAGATCCGACAGTTGATGGTCGATCATCTCGCCGAGATGCGGGGGGCTCAGGTGGCGTGAAGGACGCGTCAGCCTCGGCGGCCAGCGAGCTGGCCGAAGCCCTCGTCGGGATTAGCGCCGGCTCCATCAGGTCGATCCTGCTGTATGGGTCGCACATGTTGGGCGCGAATCCAGACCGGCACAGCGCTGTCGATTTCGTGGTGATCGTCGACGAATACCGGCCGTTTTACGCCGCCCTCAATGCCGCCGGTGAACTGCACCGGCCCACGTGGCTGCTTTCGATGATGGCCGGGTTCCTGCCGCCGAACGCCATCGCCTTCGCCCCCGAGGACGCCCGCGACGGCATCGCGAAGTGCATCATCGTGAGCCGCGCCCATCTGGAGCGGGGGTTGGGGCCGAACCCCCCGGACCACTTCCTGCTCGGCCGACTGGTTCAAAAAGTCGGTCCGCTCTACAGCGCGACCCCAAACGCCGCCGAATGGGTCGAGCAGCTGTTGGCTTCAGCCCGTGACAGGGTTCTGGAATGGATGGAGCCGTACCTCGACGGTCCCGTCGATGCGGAAGGACTGGGCCGACGCATGCTGGAAGTGTGCTATCGGGGCGAACTACGGCCCGAGTCCAGACAGCGCGCGGCGCGGATCTTCGAAGGCCAGGCCGGTTACTTTCGAGAGCACTTCGGCCCTGTGCTGGCACGCGGCGTGGAGCAGGGCGTGCTCGTCGAGCGCATCGACGCCGAGGGGGGCCACGGCGGGGCGCTCACTACGTACGAGTTGGCGCGGCCAGCGTCCGCGGCGTTGCGGCGGAAGTGGCGTCGGCACTTTCGGAAGTCGAAAGTCCGAGCAACTGCCAGGTGGTTCAAGCACATGGCGACCTTCGCAAACTGGCTCCCGTACGTCGTCCGCAAGGTGGAACGGCATCGCGGTGAGCGCATCGAGCTCACCCGGCTGGAGAGACGACTTCCACTCATCTTCCTGTGGCCGCGGGCCATCAAGGTGTTGTTGACTCGACCGCCCAAAGAGCTCTCCCGGTGACCCCGGACCTCACCGTCCTGCTCGGTGTGCTCGGGCTCGCTCTCGCCACGATGCCCGTGTACGCGATGAGCACCGCCCGCGCCACCGCGGATCCGCACGAGGTGGTTGATCGCGGCGGCTTCGTGCTCGGGGGCTTCGTGCGCAGCTGGTTCTATTGGTTCATCGGGCCCCTGGTGCGGTTTTCCCTCGCGCTGAAGATCTCCCCCGCGTTCTTCAACCTGCTCGGCGTCGCGTTCGGGATCGGGGCCGGCGTCGCGTTCGCGACGGGTCACGTGACCCTCGGCGGTTGGGGCGTGCTGCTCGGGGGGGCGGCAGATGTGTTCGACGGACGCATCGCGCGGGCGCGTGACATGGCGAACGAACGCGGAGCCTTCCTCGATTCCACTCTCGATCGCTTTGCCGAAGTCGGCGCCTTCGTCGGACTGGCCGTGCTCTTCCGGGAGTCGGCCCTGGCGCTGACGCTGGTCGTGTCGGCTCTAGGAGGCTCCCTGCTGGTCAGTTATGCGCGGGCGCGCGGGGAGAGCGCGGGCGTCCTGTGCAAAGTGGGCATCATGCAGAGAGCGGAACGGCTGCTCCTCGTCGGATTCGCCGCGCTGTTCGACCCCACGGTGACGCTGTTGATGGGGTGGGACTCCGGCACGCTGCTGATCGGGGTCCTGGGCCTCGTCGCGATCGGCACTCTGGGCACGGCCATCTACAGGACTGCGTGGATCGCACAGAGACTGTCGTAACACGCGGTCGGACTAACACTTAGGCGGCAAGCCGCGGCGCCCTGGTCATTTGAGGCCCTTGAGCAGATCCGCTGTGGTGTTCTCCGGGGTAATATGGGGTTTGACTGGAATGAGCACGCCTCTGTAGTCTTCGTGATCGTCGTCTGGAAGGAGGTTGTACGAATGCGCTCTATAAAGGCCCCATGGCTGTCGGCGATCGGGTTGGCTCTTCCGGTCGTCGCGATCCTTACGTTCACGTCACCCGCGCGCGCCGAAGCGCAGCAAGGCGCTGCCGAGATGAGTCAGGTGACGTTCACGCGGGACATCGCGCCGATCCTGCAGCGGAGCTGCGTACGCTGTCACCGACCCGGTGGGGTGGCGCCTATGTCGCTCGTCGAGTACGAGGACGTGCAGCCGCACGCGATGCGGATCATGCGGCGGACAGGCATCCGCGACCGGATGGGCGCGATGCCGCCGTGGTATGTCGAGAAGGACATCGGCATCCAACACTTCAAGGACGATCCGTCGTTGAGCACCGAAGAGATCGCGGCGATCGCGTCCTGGGCTCGCAGCGGCACGCCAATGGGGGATCCGGCCGACATGCCGGCTCCGTTGGTGTTCGACGACGCCGTCGGTTGGACCCTGGGTGAGCCAGACCTGATCGTCTCGACGGAAGAGTTCCTCGTCAAAAGCGACGCGCCCGACTGGTGGGGCGACATCCAAAGCGTTCCGACCGGGCTCACCGAAGACCGGTATGTGGCCTCGGTCGAGGTCAGGGAAATCAATGACGTCGGTGAGAATAGCCCGAGCGACCGCGAGACGGTCGGCGGCCTATACGTCTTCCACCACATGGTTTACAGCACACGGGTTCTCGACGATCCCACCGCGCGCGGGGTCACCTGGCCGGTGCACGAGGTCGGTCGCAACGCCGACATCTTCGACCCCGAAGGGGCACGGCTCCTCAAGGCGGGCTCGAGCCTCGTTTCGAACTCGACCCACGTGCATTCGAACGGGACCGATACACGAGCTCATCTCGAGGTTGGCTTCAGGTTCCATCCGAAGGACTACGAGCCGAAGTACCGGTCGGCCAACTTCTTCCTCGGCAGCGGCTCGGACATCGACATCAAGGCCGGCGAGAAGGACCAGGAGCTGCACGCGTACACCGTGCTCCAGCGGCACACGAAGATCGTCACGTTCGAGCCACACCTGCACGCGCCGGGGGACCGGATGTGCCTGGAGGCGATCTGGGGCTTCAACGTCGAGACGCTGTCCTGCGTTGGTTACGACCACAACTGGGTCCGGGGCTACACCTTCGAAGACGACTACCAACCCTTGCTGCCGAAGGGGACGATCCTGCACATCATCGGGTACATGGACAACACCGATCAGAACCGGAATATCCCCGACGCCAGGAACTGGCAGGGCGCGGGCAACCGCTCGGTAGCGAACATGTTCATCGACTTGGGAATGCGTTTGTCGATGAATGACGAGCAGTTCCAACAGGAAATGGCGGACCGGAGGGAGAGGCTCAAGCTGACCATCAACGATCACGTCATCGGTTGCCCGCTGTGTCTCGTGATTCCCCAGCCTTCTCGATGAGTGAAGGTCGTCCTCGGTCCCCTGTGAGGGCCCCAGTCAGCCTGATCGCGTCTGTTGCGTTGGCGCTGCTGCTCACGAGCCAACCGACACAGGCCCAGCTCGGGTACCAGAGGGGCCAAAACGTCTCTCCGGCGTACGAGGGTTGGATTGCGAACGACGACGGTTCGTTCAGCCTCGTATTCGGGTACATCAACCGGAACTGGCAGGAAGAGCTCGACGTACCCGTGGGACCCGAGAACAACATCTCGCCCGGACCCGCGGATCAAGGACAGGTGACGCACTTTCTGCCGCGCCGGAACCGGTTCACCTTCATGGTCCGCGTGCCTGCGGACTTCGGTGACCAGGAGCTGGACTGGGCGTTGACGACGCAGGGAAAAACCGAGCACGCGTACGCATCGCTCCGCTTGGACTACAAGCTCGACAACATCGTGATCGCTTCCGAAACCGGGGCTCTCGGTATCGGCGCCAGCAACGCCGAGATCAGAGCCAACACGCCGCCGGTCCTCACCGTCGAGGGAGAGAGCGTGCGCAGGGTGGGCGTCGGCGAAATGGTGACGCTGGTGGCAACGATCGTCGATGACAGCATGGAGGATGCGATTCGGCGCCAAAAGGCTAGGGCGACGGCGGCAGCGGCGTCACCCCGAGAGGGCCCGCCGGAGTTGAGTGCCCGGCAATTGAACCCTCCCGTCCGCATCACCGTGAACAAGAGGGTGGGGCTGCACCTGTCGTGGTTCGTCTTTCGGGGTGAAGGCGAGGTGTCGTTCGAACCTCTTCAGGTGAAAACGTGGGAGGACACCCGCTTCGGCGCGAACTCTCCATGGGCACCGCTGTGGAGCGCGCCAGCGATCCCCGAGGATGGTCGGTGGGAGGTCAAGGTCTCCTTCGACCGACCCGGGACGTACGTGCTTCGGGGGCGGGCGGACGACGGAGCGCTCTATGACGACAAGGACGTGACCATCATCGTCGCACCTGTGAGCCAGCCTCAGTAGCGACTCAGGCCGAAGGACCGGCCCCTCAACGCCCACCTCTGGCGAACGAAGCACGGCCCCGGAACCCTGGCTACATCGGGGCTCCCGGGGCCGCTTCAACTCCGGCGACAGGACTCGAACCTGTGACCCGCTGGTTAACAGCCAGCTGCTCTACCAACTGAGCTACGCCGGATCGGCACCGTAGACTGTCGTACGGAGCGGAAGGAAAATAGAGATCGACTGCGCGGGGGTGTCAACCGGGCTCGGCAGCGACGGAGGTCCGACGCGGGTGGGACTTTGAGAGGATGCTCCAGACCACCGGCCCAATGTCGTGCGCCGTCTCCCAGAGCTCCGCGTGTCTGCGGCCCGCGACCCGTGCGGCTTCGGCGAAATGGAGGGAGGAGAGCGCCGGACCGCGATGCGGGTACGGGCGCTCGAACCAGTGGAATCCCGTGAGCACCGCGGACGGTCCGGCCGCGTTGGAGAAGACCGTGAAGTCGGGCGACCAGCCCGCCAGTGGCGCCGCGCGCACCTCCAGCCGGCCGGACTCGAGCATGCGCTGAAGAAACGCGAGCCGGGGCGCGCGCGCCGGGTCGTTGGTGAGGCCGCGGGCTTCGGCGGTGAGCTGGATCGCGTTCATTTCGGCGACGAGCACGCGGAACCGCTCGACGCCTTCCAACTCTGATTCCGTGAGG
This window encodes:
- a CDS encoding 1-acyl-sn-glycerol-3-phosphate acyltransferase, with product MKLRGYLAITVVCGGILLCDPVQRFLIVPWVWLFPSSRDRVLIAWANWLTWMVMAPLSWIGGASIPEPAKVPSGPGVLILMNHQSLIDIPLVVRCVENGYPRIVTRRRYARWIPLVSHVLKLYQFPLVDPGATAGQTRRMLRELQEAARTSEVPVMIFPEGTRTKDGEIGPFMTTGLRLILRSRPWRVYVFVVDGYSGHPKLSDFLGGMAQLEGRIDLVGELEWSDPKGDHEAFTDEIRQLMVDHLAEMRGAQVA
- a CDS encoding CDP-alcohol phosphatidyltransferase family protein; amino-acid sequence: MTPDLTVLLGVLGLALATMPVYAMSTARATADPHEVVDRGGFVLGGFVRSWFYWFIGPLVRFSLALKISPAFFNLLGVAFGIGAGVAFATGHVTLGGWGVLLGGAADVFDGRIARARDMANERGAFLDSTLDRFAEVGAFVGLAVLFRESALALTLVVSALGGSLLVSYARARGESAGVLCKVGIMQRAERLLLVGFAALFDPTVTLLMGWDSGTLLIGVLGLVAIGTLGTAIYRTAWIAQRLS
- a CDS encoding cytochrome c, which gives rise to MRSIKAPWLSAIGLALPVVAILTFTSPARAEAQQGAAEMSQVTFTRDIAPILQRSCVRCHRPGGVAPMSLVEYEDVQPHAMRIMRRTGIRDRMGAMPPWYVEKDIGIQHFKDDPSLSTEEIAAIASWARSGTPMGDPADMPAPLVFDDAVGWTLGEPDLIVSTEEFLVKSDAPDWWGDIQSVPTGLTEDRYVASVEVREINDVGENSPSDRETVGGLYVFHHMVYSTRVLDDPTARGVTWPVHEVGRNADIFDPEGARLLKAGSSLVSNSTHVHSNGTDTRAHLEVGFRFHPKDYEPKYRSANFFLGSGSDIDIKAGEKDQELHAYTVLQRHTKIVTFEPHLHAPGDRMCLEAIWGFNVETLSCVGYDHNWVRGYTFEDDYQPLLPKGTILHIIGYMDNTDQNRNIPDARNWQGAGNRSVANMFIDLGMRLSMNDEQFQQEMADRRERLKLTINDHVIGCPLCLVIPQPSR